The uncultured Desulfatiglans sp. DNA window CTGCACTCAACGGTTTTTTCAACACGCTGTCATGACGTCGAATCAACGCTTATCCCATCTGGGGAACGGATAGACAGGCTCGGCGGTGGCCACCTCTTTGGGCCAGACGGTTTCGAGTTTACCCTGGCTCCATTGGACCAGGAAGGTAGGAAGCTTGTTTTGCTGGGTCATCTTGCCGTAGGAGATGAACTTGACCGGGCCGAACACGGTCATCATGTCTGTTTCGGCCAGCGCCGCCCGAACGCCTTCAGGCGTGAAGGTCGCGGCGCGTTTGAGCGCATCGGCGATCACGTACATGGCGGCATAGGCCTCGGCCCCATGATACTCGGTCGGCGTCCCGTACTTGTCGAGGAACTTCTCGTAATATTGGCGCGCGCCGGGGTAGGGTACCGAAGGGGTCCACAGGGTGGCTGAAAAGACGAATTCGGAGGCTTCACCGGCATTGGCCTGAAACTCCGGGAGGGTGAATCCCGCCCCCCCGCCGACGAAGAGCCGTGGATTCAGGTTCAGCTCCTTGGCCTGGCGCATGAGAAGGGCGGCATCCATGACGTAGGATATCATGTAGACCAGGTCCGGATCCTGCGCCTTGACCTTGACGAGGAGGGGTTTGAAATCCACCGCGCCGGCCTCGTACCCCTCCTTCATCAGAACCTCCAGACCGAAATCCTTGCACTGTTCCATGAACTCCTTGGAGCCGGACTGGCCAAAAAGCGTGTTCTCGTGCAGGATCGCCACCGTTTTGACCTGTGCCTTCTCCTTGAGGAAAGAGTGGAGGGCCTGCGGATATTCGCTTACCGGGGGATTGAGGCGGAAGATGTATTCCCAGCCCTGCTCCGTGATGTTGTCGGCCGAGCCGGTGTTCACGAGAAAGGGGACCTTCCGCTGCTGCGCGACAGCGACGGAGGCCCAGGTCACCGAACTCGAATAGCCGCCCCCAACCACGAGCACCTGGTCTTTGGAGATGAGCTTTTCGATGGCGGATCGGCCGACATCGGGCTTTCCCGTGGTGTCCTCGATGATCAACTGGACCGGCCTGCCGTTTATCCCGCCGGCGGCGTTGATCTCCTCGGCCGCGATCAGGAAGGATTTCTGTTCTATCTCGCCGAATTTGGCGAGCTTGCCGGTCAGGGGTAGAACGACCCCCACCTTGAGCGGATCCGCGGCGGCGGCTTGCCCGGGATACCCGGCAATCAACCAGGCAGCGAGAACCAGACAACCCATAAACCACGTAGCAGTGCCTTTCATCCCCTTCATCGAATTCCTCCTTCCCCCAAAACGGGTTTCCTCAATGGACGATTGGAAATGTTTCCTTGCTTGATCAGCACGTTCGCAGATGAGTACAATTTTGCGCCTATTACGGAATGATTTCCCGATGCAACCCGGGTTGCAATCCGGGAATGAGGACTTTTCTTCACACGCTGCGCGGGCTCGGTTCCACCCCTGCGTGGCGGGTCCCGGTTTCTTCACACCCTTCGGGGGCTCATTCCCACCGCGCGGGGCGGGTCGCGGACCTGCCGATACCAAGAAAATCAGACACTTGCGCGCATGCGAACTGCAGGCCACGGTTCAGGCAAACGTGCGGATCGACTCCCGTATCGGCAGAAAGGAGCCTTTCCGGATGGAAACTCTTGATGACAAAGGTCCGGCAACTGGTTATACATTTCAGACTGAACACAGGCTATCGGCGAAAAAGGCGTTTTCGGTGCGCAAGCACATGCGCTCCGTTCAAACAGAAGTACAGTCCGGGTGGTCGGTGCGGGGGGCGGATCGCCGCGAAGGCTTCTTTCCGAGCAATCTGCATACGCACCGGATAATACGCTTGCTTTCTGAGAAACGCAAACCATTTGATCTTAAAAAAGAGGGAAGGGATGCAAGGAAGGCATCTGGAGAAAGTATCTGACCAAAAAAAGATGCACTATGACATCCGTGAGGAACCGCTCAGCCGCTTCGACCCTGAGCCGGGCCCCTTCACCATGAGCTACGGTTTTTCGACCGACACGCTCGCCCGCTCGATCCAAGCCGTTGGCATGATCCAGCCGCCGCTCGTCCTGGAATCGTCATCCGGGCCGTGGCCGATCGTTTGCGGGTTCAGGCGGATCATGGCCGCGCGCCGCCTGGGTCTTTCCTCGATCCTTTGCCGAGTTGCGCAGCCCGAGAAACGGACCACGATCGATTGGGTGTCGATCAGCCTTTACGACAACCTTGGCACACGGGGCTTCAACCCGGTGGAGGCGGGGATGGCCCTCGCGCGCCTCGCCTTGCATCGGCCGATCGAGGACCTGCGCCGGACCTATGCGCCTCTTTTGGGGCTCCCCCCCCGCACGGACACGGTTCAATCCTATATCGCGATGGCCTCGGCGCTGGAACCGCCCTTGAAGGATTCGCTCGCGAGCGGCGTCCTCTCCGTTCATGCTGCTCGAGTCCTGCTCGACCGCAGTGCTGAGGAGCGTTCGGCGATCCACGACCTCATCACGATACTAAACCTTAGCTTCAACAATCAAATACAATTAATTGATCTTATAAATGATATAATGCGAATAGAGTCTATTGAGATCGGGGATCTTCTTGGAGTGAAGGCCCTTGGAGGGATCCTCAAGGACACTTCCTTCAATGGGCCGCAGCGTGGAAAGGCTGCGCTTGCCTATCTCAAGGAGAGGCGCAGTCCGAGGTTTGCAGCCGCTGCCCATGCCTTCCATCGGAAGATCGCCAGGCTGTCCCTCCCGAAAGGGGCGCGTCTTCAAGCCCCGCCGTTTTTCGAGGAGGAGGTTCTGCGCCTCGAACTCGTGTTTAAAAACGGGCGCGAACTGCTCAAAATGCTCCGGGATATCCAGGGAATCGAGCGGCTGGAGGAACTTCGGCTCCCCTCCTGGAAGGAGATGTTATGAGCCTGTACCCCATCCGCAAGACGATCGTCGAACCTGAATCCGCAGCAGATCCGCTTGCGGCAGGGGTCGT harbors:
- a CDS encoding hypothetical protein (Evidence 5 : Unknown function) gives rise to the protein MDRAGERVGRKTVAHGEGARLRVEAAERFLTDVIVHLFLVRYFLQMPSLHPFPLF
- a CDS encoding conserved hypothetical protein (Evidence 4 : Unknown function but conserved in other organisms) gives rise to the protein MQGRHLEKVSDQKKMHYDIREEPLSRFDPEPGPFTMSYGFSTDTLARSIQAVGMIQPPLVLESSSGPWPIVCGFRRIMAARRLGLSSILCRVAQPEKRTTIDWVSISLYDNLGTRGFNPVEAGMALARLALHRPIEDLRRTYAPLLGLPPRTDTVQSYIAMASALEPPLKDSLASGVLSVHAARVLLDRSAEERSAIHDLITILNLSFNNQIQLIDLINDIMRIESIEIGDLLGVKALGGILKDTSFNGPQRGKAALAYLKERRSPRFAAAAHAFHRKIARLSLPKGARLQAPPFFEEEVLRLELVFKNGRELLKMLRDIQGIERLEELRLPSWKEML
- a CDS encoding hypothetical protein (Evidence 5 : Unknown function), with the translated sequence MVRFSGCATRQRIEERPRRRAAMIRLNPQTIGHGPDDDSRTSGGWIMPTAWIERASVSVEKP
- a CDS encoding Extracellular ligand-binding receptor — its product is MKGMKGTATWFMGCLVLAAWLIAGYPGQAAAADPLKVGVVLPLTGKLAKFGEIEQKSFLIAAEEINAAGGINGRPVQLIIEDTTGKPDVGRSAIEKLISKDQVLVVGGGYSSSVTWASVAVAQQRKVPFLVNTGSADNITEQGWEYIFRLNPPVSEYPQALHSFLKEKAQVKTVAILHENTLFGQSGSKEFMEQCKDFGLEVLMKEGYEAGAVDFKPLLVKVKAQDPDLVYMISYVMDAALLMRQAKELNLNPRLFVGGGAGFTLPEFQANAGEASEFVFSATLWTPSVPYPGARQYYEKFLDKYGTPTEYHGAEAYAAMYVIADALKRAATFTPEGVRAALAETDMMTVFGPVKFISYGKMTQQNKLPTFLVQWSQGKLETVWPKEVATAEPVYPFPRWDKR